The Chryseolinea soli nucleotide sequence CGGAGCGAACGATGTTTCTCAGGGCGAACGTTGCCTCATCGAGGCGCGCCAGGGTTTTGTTCAGGTCGATGATGTGGATGCCGTTGTTTTCCATGAAGATGTACTCCGACATCTTCGGGTTCCACTTGCGGGTAAGGTGACCAAAGTGTACACCTGCATCCAACAGTTCCTGATATGTTAATTTTTCAGCCATTCTCTTTAATCGATTAACGCTTGCTAAACTGGAATCTTCTTCTTGCTTTTCTTCTACCCGGCTTCTTGCGCTCTACCATACGGGAGTCGCGGGTCATGAAGCCTTCCTTGCGGAGAGTAGGTTTGTTTTCGGGGCTGATCTCTACCAGCGCCCGCGCAATGCCTAAGCGCACGGCTTCGGCCTGTCCTGTTATGCCACCGCCTTCAACATTCACAGTAACATCGTAGCTGGCCTCCAGTTTCAATGCTGCCAAAGCTTGTTTCACCAGGGTCTGGTGAATTTCGGAAAGGAAATATTCCTTCAGCTCGCGGTCGTTTATTTTGATATCTCCTTTGCCCGGCTTTACATAAACCCGTGCGATGGAGGTCTTTCTTCTACCGATGGTGTTAACAATCTGCATGTATCAGAACTTTATTTCTTTTGGTTGTTGCGCTGTGTGAGGGTGCTCTGCTCCGGCGTAAACGTGGAGGCTTCTGTAAAGCTCGCTGCCCAGTCTGTTCTTAGGGAGCATACCGCGAACGGCATGTTCGATGAGGCGCTCAGGGTGCTTGGAACGGATCATTGTGGGCGTATGCTCACGTTGTCCACCGGGATAGCCCGAGTGCGTGAACAGGACGCGGTCGGTCCATTTCTTGCCAGTCATTCTCACTTTCTCGGCGTTGATAACGATAACATTGTCACCGCAATCTACGTGCGGGCTGTAGCTGGCTTTGTGCTTTCCACGAATGATGTGGGCAATCTGGCTCGCTACGCGACCGAGAACCTGACCGTTTGCATCAACCACGACCCAGCCTTTTTCTACTGTGGCTTTGGTTGCGTAGGCTGTTTTATAGCTATTATGATCCATTTTTTATTGATATAAACTAAATTAAATACACTACCCCCTTCAAAAAGGGACACAAAGGTAAATCGCTATTATCTGAAATGCAAGCCGATCCCGGTTTTTTGAGGACACTCCTGCCATCTCCTTTCAGGGATTCTGCCCAATAACGGGCTGTTTATGAAGGTTTTTGGTGGCGGGGGTACAAATTTAAAAAGACGGCCGAAATTCTGAAAATATTGGCCATCCCTAAAATCCAAAAACCCGAAACACCCTCAGTTTTCGACGATTTTACCAAATATCCGACTAGTTATTCAGGTCCAATTGCCGCATCAACGCATACATGTCCTTGGGATAAGGGGCCTCGATCCGGTGCTCATTTTCTGATAAATCATTGAATGTCAGCGAAAACGCATGGAGAGCCATCCTTTTCATAAAGGGCTGCTCGTCGGTGTCCTTTTTCAGATTAAAACCCCGTTTCACCTGCGAAAGAAAAAAGGGCTTGCCGCCATACATCTCGTCGCCACTGATGGAGGCGTTCAGCGAGGCCAAATGCACCCGGATCTGGTGCATCCGTCCCGTAATGGGCTGGCATTCCACCAGCGTATGCTGCTTATAAGGCTTCAACGACGTAAAATAGGTCTGCGCGGGCTTGCCTTCGCGGCGGCTGAGCTTTACCACACCGTCGTCCTGCTTTAAAATGGGAATATCCACCAACAGGTGATCGAAGTTGTGGATGCCATCGACCAGGGCATGGTAGACCTTCGACACCCGGCGTTTTTCGAACTGGATGCTCAGGTGGCGATAGGCTTCCGGATTTTTGGCAATGGCCAGCACGCCGGACGTGTCCTTGTCCAGGCGGTGGCCTACTTGCGCCGTTTCCACGTGTTCGCGGGCCAGTCCCAACAGGTTCACCTTCTCGTGGCGGTCTTCCAGCGTGGAGAGAAAGGGTGGTTTATTTACCACCACAAAGTCGTCATCCTCGAAAAGAATGATCTCTTCAAATTTTATTTTGGACGATTTCATCTCAGTTCGTGGTGCTGGAGGCCGCAGGGGGTTCGGGGTGGTGCGCATAGCGCTCAAAGAATTCGATCACGCGCAGCAAATGGTCCATCATTCTTCCGGGATTGCCACTGCGGGTGAGTTCGTGGCCTTCCTTGGGATAGCGGATGTATTCCACGGGTTTGCCCTGGATCTTCAGACTCTTGTAGAGCATTTCCGATTGCACCACACCGGTCCGCAAATCCTGGTCACCGTGAATGATCAGGAAAGGTGTATTGATCTTATCGACATACGTCAACGGCGACTCGGCATCGAGCAGCTTTTTTGTCTCTGGTTGCCATGGATAGCCCCCGAAGTAATCGGGCACGAGGCGCCAGGCATTGCCTTCGCCCATAAACGTGGTCAGGTCGTAGACACCGCGCTGGGCATTGGCGGCTTTGAAACGGTTGTCGTGGCCGATGAGCCAGGCTACCATGTAGCCCGCGTAGCTTCCGCCCTCCACGAACAACTGATCCTTATCGATCCAGGGATGTTGCTGCTCGGCATCTTCCAACGACGCGAGGATATCCCCGGCAGGGCCTGCTCCCCAATTCTTAAAGTTTCCGCGTTTAAAGGCATCGCCATAACCGCCACTGCCTCTCGGATTGCAGAACACCACGCCATAGCCCCAAGCGGCTTCCAGTTGGAATTCGTGCCACATGCTGAACGCCGAAGGTCCCCACATGGCTGTGGGGCCACCGTGAATGTTGAGGATAGTAGGATATTTCTGACCTTCCTTGCGGCCTACGGGTTCCAGCACCCAATATTGGACCTTCACGCCATCGGGACGGGTGATCCAGTATTCTTTCGGGAAGATGAGTTTCTTGCCCCCGATCCACGCGGTGTTCAACTTTGTGATCTGCGTCGTGGTCTTGTCTTTCAGGTTCAGGGTGAAGACTTCCCAAGGGCTGCCCGTTTCGGTTTGAGCATAGACGATTTTTCCGGCCTTCACCGTAAAGTTCATCACGCCTTTGTCGTTGCCGATCACCTCTACCGGGGCAGCGCCGCCCTTCGCCGGAAGGCTGTACAACGGCACATCGCCATCGGACTCTGCATTGAAATAGATGGTTTTGCCGTCGTCGGACCAAGCGAGAGATTGCACATCGCGATCAAAAGCTTGTGTCAGATTGATGTATTCACCGCCGGTGGCGGGTACGATGCCGATATCATTTTGTCTTCCCATAAATCCGTCGGTGGTTCCGATGATGAAGAAGATGGATTTTCCATCGGGTGCGTATTCGGGATTGCTGATCGGGTGGCCGTCTGCTTTCAAAAGTTCTTTCAGGTTCTTGCCATCCGCATCCAGCGTCCACAGGCTGCTGTTCCGGGTGTAGTCGGGGGCGGTGGTGAGTTTCCAGGAGTTGCAGAGGATGGTTTTGCCGTCGATGCTCCAGTCGGCGTTGTTAAAGCTTTGGTAGCCCGTGGTGATTTGCTTGGCTTCGGCACCGGCCTGGGCGGGCACTACGAACAGGTGGGTATATTTTTCTTCGGCTTCCAGGTCTTGTTCGTCCTGCAGGTCGAGGCGTGTCAACACGCGGGGATTTTTTTCGCTGGCGTTCTTTGCCAACCAGGCGCGCACCTCCGTTAAGGATCCATCCGGAGTTGACCGGGTGTTCTTTTTCTCGTCGTCCTTCATCAGCTTCCACGCGGGTTCATCGCGTTG carries:
- the rpsI gene encoding 30S ribosomal protein S9 — protein: MQIVNTIGRRKTSIARVYVKPGKGDIKINDRELKEYFLSEIHQTLVKQALAALKLEASYDVTVNVEGGGITGQAEAVRLGIARALVEISPENKPTLRKEGFMTRDSRMVERKKPGRRKARRRFQFSKR
- the rplM gene encoding 50S ribosomal protein L13 — its product is MDHNSYKTAYATKATVEKGWVVVDANGQVLGRVASQIAHIIRGKHKASYSPHVDCGDNVIVINAEKVRMTGKKWTDRVLFTHSGYPGGQREHTPTMIRSKHPERLIEHAVRGMLPKNRLGSELYRSLHVYAGAEHPHTAQQPKEIKF
- a CDS encoding RluA family pseudouridine synthase, with product MKSSKIKFEEIILFEDDDFVVVNKPPFLSTLEDRHEKVNLLGLAREHVETAQVGHRLDKDTSGVLAIAKNPEAYRHLSIQFEKRRVSKVYHALVDGIHNFDHLLVDIPILKQDDGVVKLSRREGKPAQTYFTSLKPYKQHTLVECQPITGRMHQIRVHLASLNASISGDEMYGGKPFFLSQVKRGFNLKKDTDEQPFMKRMALHAFSLTFNDLSENEHRIEAPYPKDMYALMRQLDLNN
- a CDS encoding alpha/beta hydrolase family protein, with the protein product MNRIQRVFTFFLFAVTAAHAQEKTPIVASDLMKIATASQLSASPDGKNVVASVTRKATKTNTSNGNTEYYYTQHLYLLDPTGKKDPVQLTFGDRRDGQPAWSPDSKSLAFVRADGDAAQIWILPLTGGEAYAITKVKYGASRPIWSPDGKSILFSSAMPFSAIEGEVPWTYERPGRKQRDEPAWKLMKDDEKKNTRSTPDGSLTEVRAWLAKNASEKNPRVLTRLDLQDEQDLEAEEKYTHLFVVPAQAGAEAKQITTGYQSFNNADWSIDGKTILCNSWKLTTAPDYTRNSSLWTLDADGKNLKELLKADGHPISNPEYAPDGKSIFFIIGTTDGFMGRQNDIGIVPATGGEYINLTQAFDRDVQSLAWSDDGKTIYFNAESDGDVPLYSLPAKGGAAPVEVIGNDKGVMNFTVKAGKIVYAQTETGSPWEVFTLNLKDKTTTQITKLNTAWIGGKKLIFPKEYWITRPDGVKVQYWVLEPVGRKEGQKYPTILNIHGGPTAMWGPSAFSMWHEFQLEAAWGYGVVFCNPRGSGGYGDAFKRGNFKNWGAGPAGDILASLEDAEQQHPWIDKDQLFVEGGSYAGYMVAWLIGHDNRFKAANAQRGVYDLTTFMGEGNAWRLVPDYFGGYPWQPETKKLLDAESPLTYVDKINTPFLIIHGDQDLRTGVVQSEMLYKSLKIQGKPVEYIRYPKEGHELTRSGNPGRMMDHLLRVIEFFERYAHHPEPPAASSTTN